Proteins co-encoded in one Streptomyces roseochromogenus subsp. oscitans DS 12.976 genomic window:
- a CDS encoding VOC family protein produces the protein MTKNSMRLDHIVLWVTDPLAAARFYQGAVGLEPVRVAEFAEGKAAFPSVRVNDETILDLALLAFAERMKMLPGAAASAGHPVNHICLSLPADAFDALRTRLAEHGVPLSDIGHNSFGARGKASRSFYFRDPDGNVFEARHYDE, from the coding sequence ATGACGAAGAACAGCATGCGTCTCGACCACATCGTCCTGTGGGTGACCGATCCGCTCGCCGCGGCCCGCTTCTACCAAGGGGCCGTCGGACTGGAGCCCGTGCGGGTCGCCGAGTTCGCCGAGGGAAAGGCCGCGTTCCCGTCCGTGCGCGTCAACGACGAGACCATCCTGGACCTCGCCCTGCTCGCCTTCGCGGAACGCATGAAGATGCTGCCCGGTGCGGCCGCCAGCGCCGGCCACCCGGTCAACCACATCTGTCTGTCCCTGCCCGCCGACGCCTTCGACGCCCTGCGCACCCGGCTGGCGGAGCACGGCGTACCCCTGAGCGACATCGGCCACAACTCGTTCGGCGCCCGCGGCAAGGCCTCGCGCAGCTTCTACTTCCGGGACCCCGACGGCAACGTCTTCGAGGCCCGGCACTACGACGAGTAG
- a CDS encoding carbohydrate kinase family protein has translation TGCADVRLLGRVGADSAAWHERELAAAGVRPRLVVDPAAATGTVICLVDTGAAAERTFLTDSGASLRLEPADWSDALLDGVARLHLSGYLLFTEPSRELAETALVAARARGVPVSLDPASAGFLVRLGVDRFLAFAEGLDVLLPSRDEACLLTGLPDPVDAAAKLSRLVPLVVAKAGADGALVARSGSAPVRVPATPAVPRDTTGAGDAFTGAFLASLLAGADPEGAAARGCRAGAEAVQRVGGRPPCAGRAD, from the coding sequence CACGGGCTGCGCGGACGTACGGCTGCTCGGGCGGGTGGGCGCGGACTCGGCCGCGTGGCACGAGCGTGAGCTGGCCGCGGCCGGGGTGCGGCCCCGGCTGGTGGTCGATCCGGCGGCGGCGACCGGGACGGTGATCTGTCTCGTCGACACGGGTGCGGCGGCGGAGCGCACGTTCCTCACGGACAGCGGAGCGTCGTTGCGGCTCGAACCCGCCGACTGGTCGGACGCGTTGCTCGACGGCGTGGCCCGGCTGCATCTGTCGGGCTATCTGCTGTTCACGGAGCCGAGCCGGGAGCTGGCCGAGACGGCGCTCGTGGCGGCACGCGCGCGTGGCGTGCCGGTCAGCCTGGATCCGGCGTCGGCGGGCTTCCTGGTACGGCTGGGCGTGGACCGCTTCCTGGCGTTCGCGGAGGGGCTGGACGTGCTGCTGCCCAGCCGGGACGAGGCGTGTCTGCTGACCGGGCTGCCGGATCCGGTGGACGCGGCGGCCAAGCTGAGCCGTCTCGTTCCGCTGGTCGTGGCCAAGGCGGGTGCGGACGGTGCGCTGGTGGCCCGGTCCGGCAGCGCACCGGTCAGGGTCCCGGCGACACCGGCGGTCCCTCGGGACACCACGGGCGCGGGGGACGCCTTCACCGGCGCGTTCCTCGCATCCCTGCTCGCGGGCGCGGACCCGGAGGGGGCGGCAGCACGGGGCTGCCGGGCGGGCGCGGAGGCCGTACAACGGGTGGGTGGCAGACCGCCGTGTGCGGGACGCGCCGACTAG
- a CDS encoding pseudouridine-5'-phosphate glycosidase, translating to MVLVVSEEVREAIDARRPVVALESTIIAHGLPRPRNLQVALELEDAVRRERAVPATIAVLDGRPRVGLDKEQLERIANEEGIRKLGHRDLPLAVAAGVSGATTVSATAQLAALAGIRVFATGGLGGVHREWTVTQDESADLGLLARTRITVVCAGVKSILDVPATLQRLETLGVAVAGYGTDRFPGFYLSDSGHPVDWRLDTPDQVADVMRAQDALGAPESALIVAHPVPAAEQLDPALHARVLADALRACAEQGITGQAVTPFLLDYLVRHTDGASLSANLAAVRGNVRLAARIATAWAGR from the coding sequence CTGGTGCTGGTGGTGTCGGAAGAGGTCCGGGAAGCGATCGACGCGCGGCGACCGGTGGTGGCCCTGGAGTCCACGATCATCGCCCATGGTCTGCCCCGCCCGCGCAACCTGCAGGTGGCGCTGGAGCTGGAGGACGCCGTGCGGCGAGAGCGCGCCGTACCGGCGACCATCGCCGTGCTCGACGGCCGGCCCCGCGTCGGCCTGGACAAGGAGCAGCTGGAGCGGATCGCGAACGAGGAGGGCATCCGCAAGCTGGGCCACCGCGATCTGCCGCTCGCCGTGGCGGCCGGCGTGAGCGGGGCGACCACGGTGTCGGCGACGGCACAGCTGGCCGCGCTCGCGGGCATCCGGGTGTTCGCCACCGGCGGGCTGGGCGGTGTGCACCGGGAGTGGACGGTGACTCAGGACGAGTCGGCCGACCTGGGTCTGCTGGCCCGCACCCGGATCACCGTGGTCTGCGCGGGCGTGAAGTCGATCCTGGACGTGCCGGCGACCCTGCAGCGGCTGGAGACCCTGGGCGTGGCCGTCGCCGGGTACGGCACGGACCGGTTCCCCGGCTTCTATCTCTCGGATTCGGGGCATCCGGTCGACTGGAGGCTGGACACCCCGGATCAGGTCGCGGATGTCATGCGGGCCCAGGACGCGCTCGGCGCGCCGGAGTCGGCTCTGATCGTCGCCCATCCCGTCCCCGCGGCGGAGCAGCTCGATCCCGCGCTGCACGCACGCGTGCTCGCCGACGCTCTGCGCGCCTGCGCGGAGCAGGGCATCACCGGGCAGGCCGTGACCCCGTTCCTGCTGGACTACCTGGTCCGGCACACCGACGGCGCCTCCCTGAGCGCGAATCTGGCGGCCGTGCGCGGGAATGTACGGCTGGCGGCGCGGATCGCCACGGCGTGGGCCGGCAGGTGA
- a CDS encoding glutamate synthase subunit beta has protein sequence MADPKGFMTTPRQEWARRPVEERVRDWDEVYVPGALLPIISKQADRCMDCGIPFCHDACPLGNLIPEWNDLVSREDWRAASDRLHATNNFPEFTGRLCPAPCEAGCVLAINQPAVTIKNVECAIADRAWVEGFVPARPPERLSGMTIAVIGSGPTGLAAAQQLTRAGHTVAVYEKDDRIGGLMRYGIPAFKMEKRHLERRIEQMRAEGTKFRTSTAVGRDVGAVELRGRYDAVVIATGATAWRELPVPGRELKGIYQAMEYLPLANRVCEGDLEVSPLSAAGKHVVIVGGGDTGADCLGTAVREGAASVTQLDIYAQPGAERDEDTEPWPTYPKIYRLSAAHEEARDLRTAPAADADARLFAASTLRFAGDESGRVRSLHLTEVDELRRPLPGSGRTLPADLVLLALGFSGPDQEDGLIGQLGLDLAPRGTIARDDGFATNVPGVFAAGDAARGQSLIVWAIAEGRAVAAAVDRYLTGSSRLPAPVSPRDRPMRV, from the coding sequence ATGGCCGATCCCAAGGGGTTCATGACCACGCCGCGCCAGGAGTGGGCGCGGCGGCCCGTCGAGGAGCGGGTTCGGGACTGGGACGAGGTGTACGTCCCCGGAGCGCTGCTGCCCATCATCAGCAAGCAAGCCGACCGGTGCATGGACTGCGGGATCCCGTTCTGCCACGACGCCTGCCCGCTGGGCAATCTGATCCCGGAGTGGAACGACCTGGTCTCGCGGGAGGACTGGCGGGCGGCGAGCGACCGGCTGCACGCGACGAACAACTTCCCCGAGTTCACCGGCCGGTTGTGTCCGGCGCCCTGTGAGGCGGGGTGTGTGCTCGCGATCAACCAGCCGGCCGTGACCATCAAGAACGTCGAGTGCGCGATCGCGGACCGGGCCTGGGTGGAGGGTTTCGTCCCGGCACGCCCGCCGGAGCGGCTGTCGGGGATGACCATCGCCGTCATCGGCTCCGGGCCCACCGGGCTCGCCGCGGCGCAGCAGCTCACGCGGGCCGGGCACACGGTCGCCGTGTACGAGAAGGACGACCGGATCGGCGGGCTGATGCGGTACGGGATCCCCGCGTTCAAGATGGAGAAGCGGCATCTGGAGCGGCGGATCGAGCAGATGCGGGCCGAGGGCACGAAGTTCCGTACGTCGACGGCGGTCGGGCGGGACGTCGGCGCGGTGGAGCTACGGGGGCGGTACGACGCGGTGGTGATCGCCACGGGAGCGACGGCGTGGCGGGAACTTCCCGTGCCGGGCCGGGAGTTGAAGGGGATATACCAGGCGATGGAGTATCTGCCGCTGGCGAACCGGGTGTGTGAGGGGGATCTGGAGGTTTCACCGCTGTCGGCGGCAGGCAAGCATGTGGTGATCGTGGGTGGCGGGGACACCGGGGCGGACTGTCTGGGGACCGCGGTGCGCGAGGGGGCCGCGTCCGTGACCCAGCTGGACATCTACGCGCAGCCGGGCGCCGAGCGCGACGAGGACACCGAGCCGTGGCCGACGTACCCGAAGATCTACCGGCTGTCGGCCGCGCACGAGGAGGCACGGGACCTGCGTACGGCGCCGGCGGCGGACGCGGACGCGCGGCTGTTCGCGGCGTCCACGCTCCGCTTCGCCGGGGACGAGAGCGGGCGGGTGCGGTCGCTGCACCTGACGGAGGTCGACGAGCTGCGCCGTCCGCTGCCGGGCTCCGGGCGGACTCTGCCCGCCGACCTCGTGCTGCTCGCTCTCGGGTTCTCCGGGCCGGACCAGGAGGACGGGCTGATAGGGCAGTTGGGGCTGGACCTCGCCCCGCGCGGCACGATCGCGCGGGACGACGGCTTCGCGACCAACGTCCCCGGGGTGTTCGCCGCCGGGGACGCGGCGCGCGGACAGTCGCTCATCGTCTGGGCGATCGCGGAGGGGCGGGCGGTGGCGGCGGCCGTCGACCGCTATCTGACCGGGAGTTCACGGCTGCCCGCGCCGGTCTCGCCTCGGGATCGGCCGATGAGGGTGTAG
- a CDS encoding PLP-dependent aminotransferase family protein, with translation MTESWVNSAERIGADLHLELSGPGGRRAALIRALREAVRSGRLVPGTRLPPYRSLATDLGVARNTVADAYAELVAEGWLTARQGSGTQVADRAEPLRHAVRTPVKTPPRARGPRHDLRQGTPDASAFPRAAWSACYRRALQGAPSEAFGPGDPAGRRELREALAEYLARARGVRTEPDRIVVCSGFAHALRLLFGQGAGAVLRGPLGVEAYGLGFHRELLATAGVRTMPLPLDEHGARVDVLGRERAVLLTPAHQFPTGGPLHPERRAAVIGWARARGAVVLEDDYDGEFRYDRKPVGALQGLDPERVIHLGSVSKSLSPALRLGWMVLPERYVAPVLAAKGEREGWASVLDQLALAEFIVSGSYDRHVRRMRQRYRHRRDRLVAALTAHAPHVEVTGIAAGLHAVLRLPPGTERSTVKAAAWQGVALDGLAAFRHPESGVTAGDGLVVGYAAAAEHAYGAALQALCGVLPPG, from the coding sequence ATGACGGAATCATGGGTCAATTCCGCGGAGCGGATCGGTGCCGATCTGCATCTGGAGCTGTCCGGTCCGGGCGGGCGGCGGGCCGCGCTGATCCGGGCGCTGCGGGAGGCCGTGCGCAGCGGACGGCTGGTACCGGGCACCCGTCTGCCGCCGTACCGGTCGCTCGCCACCGATCTCGGCGTGGCCCGCAACACGGTGGCCGACGCCTACGCGGAGCTGGTCGCGGAGGGCTGGCTGACCGCCCGCCAGGGTTCGGGCACCCAGGTGGCCGACCGGGCGGAGCCGCTGCGGCACGCTGTACGAACGCCCGTGAAGACACCTCCACGCGCGCGTGGCCCTCGACATGATCTGCGGCAGGGCACGCCGGACGCCTCGGCGTTCCCGCGGGCGGCCTGGTCGGCCTGTTATCGGCGGGCGCTCCAGGGAGCGCCGAGCGAGGCGTTCGGGCCAGGGGATCCGGCCGGGCGCCGGGAGCTGCGAGAGGCGCTGGCCGAATATCTGGCACGCGCGCGTGGCGTGCGGACCGAGCCGGACCGGATCGTCGTCTGCTCGGGCTTCGCACACGCGCTGCGGCTGCTGTTCGGCCAGGGCGCCGGCGCCGTGCTGCGCGGTCCGCTGGGTGTGGAGGCGTACGGGCTGGGCTTCCACCGGGAGCTGCTCGCCACGGCCGGGGTGCGCACCATGCCGCTCCCGCTGGACGAGCACGGCGCGCGCGTGGACGTACTCGGGCGGGAACGTGCGGTGCTGCTCACGCCGGCGCACCAGTTCCCTACCGGCGGCCCGCTGCATCCGGAGCGCCGGGCGGCCGTGATCGGCTGGGCACGCGCGCGTGGGGCGGTCGTCCTGGAGGACGACTACGACGGCGAGTTCCGGTACGACCGCAAGCCGGTCGGCGCGCTCCAGGGCCTCGATCCGGAGCGGGTGATCCATCTCGGGTCGGTCAGCAAGAGCCTGTCGCCGGCGCTGCGGCTGGGCTGGATGGTTCTGCCGGAGCGGTACGTCGCGCCCGTGCTCGCGGCGAAGGGCGAGCGGGAGGGCTGGGCGAGTGTCCTGGACCAACTGGCGCTGGCGGAGTTCATCGTCTCCGGGTCGTACGACCGTCATGTGCGGCGCATGCGGCAGCGCTACCGGCACCGGCGTGACCGGCTCGTCGCCGCGCTCACCGCGCACGCGCCGCATGTCGAGGTCACGGGCATCGCGGCCGGGCTGCACGCGGTGCTGCGGCTGCCGCCCGGTACCGAGCGGTCCACGGTGAAGGCCGCCGCGTGGCAGGGTGTCGCCCTGGACGGACTCGCCGCGTTCCGGCATCCGGAGTCGGGGGTGACGGCGGGCGACGGACTGGTGGTGGGATACGCGGCCGCCGCCGAACACGCCTACGGCGCGGCATTGCAGGCGCTGTGCGGGGTACTGCCTCCGGGGTGA
- a CDS encoding DUF397 domain-containing protein — MDRIEPRGHVYNGMPARELGSEGWHKPWSGGNGGNCLEAMKLADGRIAVRQSTDPDGPALIYTADEMTAFIEGAKAGEADFLLS, encoded by the coding sequence ATGGATCGCATCGAGCCGCGCGGACACGTCTACAACGGCATGCCCGCGCGGGAGCTGGGCAGCGAGGGCTGGCACAAGCCCTGGAGCGGCGGCAACGGCGGAAACTGCCTGGAGGCCATGAAGCTGGCCGACGGCCGGATCGCCGTTCGCCAGTCCACCGACCCGGACGGCCCGGCGCTGATCTACACCGCCGATGAGATGACCGCGTTCATCGAGGGCGCCAAGGCCGGGGAGGCCGACTTCCTGCTGTCCTGA
- a CDS encoding helix-turn-helix domain-containing protein, producing MSEPRSAPTVGQVVLGRRLLDLRERAGLKREEAARVLRVAPATIRRMEMAEVALKIPYLQLLLKAYGVPDDEAELFVQLAEEANRPGWWQRFHDILPGWFSMYVSLEGAASLIRSYEPHFVPGLLQTEDYARGVLKSGAIGQTSPDDIERHVALRMQRQQLLTRSDAPRFWAVMDETALRRPVGGPEVMRAQIDKLLEATKLPHVTLQVAPYASGPHPGTYGPFVLFRFAMPELPDMVYSEYLTGAVYLDARAEVATHLEVMDRMAAQAATAQRTKEILRDLRKEL from the coding sequence GTGAGCGAACCGCGGTCCGCGCCGACAGTGGGTCAGGTGGTCCTCGGTCGGCGCCTGCTGGACCTGCGGGAACGCGCCGGACTGAAGCGCGAGGAGGCCGCCCGCGTCCTGCGTGTCGCTCCCGCCACCATCCGCCGTATGGAGATGGCCGAGGTCGCCCTCAAGATCCCGTATCTGCAACTGCTGCTCAAGGCCTACGGCGTGCCCGACGACGAGGCCGAACTCTTCGTCCAGCTGGCCGAGGAGGCCAACAGGCCCGGCTGGTGGCAGCGTTTCCACGACATCCTGCCCGGCTGGTTCTCGATGTACGTCAGCCTGGAGGGCGCGGCCAGCCTCATCCGCTCCTACGAGCCGCACTTCGTCCCCGGCCTGCTGCAGACCGAGGACTACGCGCGTGGTGTGCTCAAGTCCGGTGCCATCGGCCAGACCAGCCCGGACGACATCGAGCGGCACGTCGCGTTGCGTATGCAGCGCCAGCAGCTGCTCACCCGTTCCGACGCCCCGCGCTTCTGGGCGGTGATGGACGAGACGGCCCTGCGCCGCCCGGTCGGCGGTCCGGAGGTGATGCGTGCGCAGATCGACAAGTTGCTCGAGGCCACGAAGCTGCCCCATGTGACGCTCCAGGTCGCCCCGTACGCGAGCGGACCGCATCCGGGGACGTACGGGCCGTTCGTGCTGTTCCGATTCGCCATGCCGGAGCTGCCGGACATGGTCTACAGCGAGTACCTGACCGGCGCCGTCTACCTGGACGCGCGCGCCGAGGTGGCCACCCATCTCGAGGTCATGGACCGCATGGCGGCGCAGGCCGCTACGGCACAACGCACGAAGGAGATCCTCCGGGATCTCCGCAAGGAGCTGTGA
- a CDS encoding DUF899 domain-containing protein, with protein MSFPEIVTREQWRAAREELLRKEEAVRRAREVLGAERRRLPMVEVDTEYVFEGGDGKATLLDLFEGRAQLVVHHFMFAPEWETGCPCCSAFLDQIGHLAHLRARNTSFAAVSRAPFTRILPFKARMGWAVPWYSSSSSASSSAHGDFNRDFEVTVATAEPGGGLAERPGISCFLRDHDRVFHTYSAYDDGLDGLGTLAGLLDLTALGRGPADSEPLRLHDEYDF; from the coding sequence ATGTCGTTCCCGGAGATCGTCACGCGCGAGCAGTGGCGCGCGGCGCGCGAGGAGTTGCTGCGCAAGGAGGAGGCGGTCAGGCGGGCGCGCGAGGTTCTCGGCGCGGAGCGGCGCCGGCTGCCCATGGTCGAGGTCGACACGGAGTACGTCTTCGAGGGCGGCGACGGCAAGGCCACCCTCCTGGACCTCTTCGAGGGGCGGGCCCAGCTCGTCGTCCACCACTTCATGTTCGCGCCGGAGTGGGAGACCGGCTGCCCGTGCTGCTCGGCCTTCCTCGACCAGATCGGCCACCTCGCCCATCTGCGCGCCCGGAACACCTCTTTCGCGGCCGTCTCCCGGGCGCCGTTCACCCGGATCCTGCCGTTCAAGGCGCGAATGGGCTGGGCGGTGCCCTGGTACTCGTCGTCCTCTTCGGCCTCCTCTTCGGCGCACGGCGACTTCAACCGCGACTTCGAAGTCACCGTGGCCACCGCGGAGCCGGGCGGCGGTCTGGCCGAGCGCCCCGGCATCAGCTGCTTCCTGCGCGACCACGACCGCGTCTTCCACACCTACTCGGCCTACGACGACGGGCTGGACGGACTCGGCACCCTCGCCGGTCTGCTCGACCTCACCGCCCTCGGCCGCGGGCCCGCCGACAGTGAGCCGCTCCGCCTTCACGACGAGTACGACTTCTGA
- the corA gene encoding magnesium/cobalt transporter CorA, whose product MSMAGNLRKVTGLGRVGGLRKVARLAGRRPRVDLSHPARSPLGSSVVNCVMYQDGVRVPQCTDLVDAVRMVRKTGEGFVWLGLHEPTDREFAGIAELFDLHPLAVEDAVEAHQRPKLEHYGDTLFAVFKTVCYVEHDELTATSEVVNTGEIMVFVGEDFVITVRHGRHGSLGPLREELEAHLYQLSKGPAAVLHAIADHVVDDYLNVTDAVQADIDQVETEVFSENGARLDPGRIYQMKRELLELKRAVVPLGRPVEDLATRPIRVVAPEIQAYFRDVLDHLIRAKEQIAAFDELLNSILQAHLAQVTVAQNEDMRKITAWAAVIAVPTMVCGVYGMNFDNMPELHWWFGYPLVMVVMVGACLVLYRGFRRNGWL is encoded by the coding sequence ATGTCCATGGCGGGGAATCTGCGGAAGGTCACGGGGCTGGGCAGGGTCGGCGGACTGCGCAAGGTGGCGCGGCTGGCCGGGCGGCGGCCGCGCGTGGACCTGAGTCATCCCGCCAGGTCACCGCTGGGCTCGTCGGTGGTCAACTGCGTGATGTACCAGGATGGCGTACGGGTGCCGCAGTGCACGGACCTGGTGGACGCCGTGCGGATGGTGCGCAAGACCGGCGAGGGGTTCGTCTGGCTGGGGCTGCATGAGCCGACGGACCGTGAGTTCGCGGGCATCGCCGAGCTGTTCGACCTGCATCCGCTGGCGGTGGAGGACGCGGTCGAGGCTCATCAGCGCCCGAAGCTGGAGCACTATGGGGACACGCTCTTCGCGGTGTTCAAGACCGTCTGTTATGTGGAGCACGACGAGCTGACGGCGACCAGCGAAGTCGTGAACACCGGCGAGATCATGGTGTTCGTCGGCGAGGACTTCGTCATCACGGTCCGCCACGGCCGGCACGGCTCACTGGGCCCTCTGCGCGAGGAGCTGGAGGCACATCTGTACCAGCTCTCGAAGGGACCGGCGGCGGTGCTGCACGCGATAGCCGACCATGTCGTCGACGACTATCTGAACGTCACGGACGCGGTGCAGGCCGACATCGACCAGGTCGAGACGGAGGTGTTCTCGGAGAACGGCGCACGGCTCGACCCCGGCCGCATCTACCAGATGAAGCGTGAACTGCTGGAGCTGAAGCGGGCGGTGGTGCCGCTGGGCCGCCCAGTGGAGGACCTGGCCACCCGGCCCATACGAGTCGTCGCACCGGAGATACAGGCCTATTTCCGGGACGTGCTCGACCATCTGATCCGGGCCAAGGAACAGATCGCCGCGTTCGACGAACTGCTCAATTCGATCCTGCAGGCCCATCTCGCGCAGGTGACAGTCGCGCAGAACGAGGACATGCGGAAGATCACGGCCTGGGCCGCGGTGATCGCTGTGCCGACGATGGTGTGCGGGGTGTACGGCATGAATTTCGACAACATGCCCGAGCTTCACTGGTGGTTCGGCTATCCGCTGGTCATGGTCGTCATGGTGGGGGCGTGTCTGGTGCTGTACCGGGGCTTCCGGCGCAACGGCTGGCTCTGA
- a CDS encoding methyltransferase domain-containing protein produces MTRSDGYLLDNRQNEAGQRFDAFAALFDPTTFRHIEALGIGPGWRCWEVGAGGTSVVSWLAETVGPSGKVVATDIDTSRIAAVAGSPLEVRVHDVGAEEPPGEGFDLVHARLVLVHVPDRARALHSMIQSLRPGGWLLVEDADPALQSLPCPDEYGPEQQLANRLRQGFRTLLAERGADLSYGRKVPRLLREAGLSGVEADAFFPVASPACTTLEAATVRQIRDRLVTAGLATDEDIDRHLANVESGAMDLATAPMISAWGRKA; encoded by the coding sequence ATGACGCGATCCGACGGGTACCTCCTGGACAACCGGCAGAACGAGGCGGGACAGCGCTTCGACGCCTTCGCCGCCCTGTTCGATCCCACGACCTTCCGGCACATCGAGGCGCTCGGTATCGGGCCCGGCTGGCGCTGCTGGGAGGTCGGGGCCGGCGGCACCTCCGTGGTGTCCTGGCTGGCCGAGACGGTGGGCCCCTCCGGCAAGGTCGTCGCGACCGACATCGACACCTCGCGGATCGCTGCCGTCGCCGGTTCGCCGTTGGAGGTCCGCGTCCACGACGTGGGCGCCGAGGAACCGCCGGGTGAGGGCTTCGACCTGGTCCACGCCCGGCTCGTCCTCGTCCATGTCCCGGACCGGGCAAGGGCGTTGCATTCCATGATCCAGTCCCTGCGGCCCGGCGGCTGGCTGTTGGTCGAAGACGCCGACCCCGCCCTCCAGTCCCTGCCCTGCCCCGACGAGTACGGCCCCGAGCAGCAGCTGGCCAACCGGTTGCGCCAGGGCTTTCGCACACTGCTTGCCGAGCGCGGCGCCGATCTGTCGTACGGCCGCAAAGTCCCGCGTCTGCTTCGCGAGGCCGGCCTGAGCGGGGTGGAGGCGGATGCGTTCTTCCCGGTGGCATCGCCTGCCTGTACGACCCTGGAGGCCGCGACGGTCCGTCAGATCCGGGACCGGCTCGTCACCGCCGGACTCGCCACCGACGAGGACATCGACCGGCACCTGGCCAACGTCGAGTCCGGTGCCATGGACCTGGCCACCGCGCCGATGATCTCGGCGTGGGGGAGGAAGGCTTAG
- a CDS encoding uridine kinase, translated as MRLEAITWDRLAELLADRLAGLEPADGGAWLRVGFDGAPAVRPGDLASRVAEALRVRGRPSLVVGAEGFLRPASLRLEHGRRDAESYYGGWFDTGALWREVFGPLDPGGSGRILPDLWDPVTDRATRSPYVQLPPGGILLLHGPLLLRHWFPFDLTVHLLLSPGALRRRTPEADHWTLPAFERYENETDPADMADVLVRADDPRHPAWSG; from the coding sequence GTGCGACTCGAAGCGATCACCTGGGACCGGCTCGCCGAGCTGCTCGCCGACCGGCTGGCCGGACTGGAGCCGGCCGATGGGGGCGCCTGGCTGCGTGTCGGCTTCGACGGGGCCCCGGCAGTCCGGCCCGGTGATCTCGCCTCGCGGGTCGCGGAGGCGCTGCGGGTGCGCGGTCGGCCCTCGCTCGTGGTCGGCGCCGAGGGCTTCCTGCGTCCCGCTTCACTGCGCTTGGAACACGGGCGGCGGGACGCGGAATCGTACTACGGCGGATGGTTCGACACCGGCGCCCTGTGGCGCGAGGTCTTCGGCCCGCTGGACCCTGGCGGCAGCGGCCGTATCCTGCCCGACCTGTGGGATCCGGTCACCGACCGGGCCACCCGCAGCCCGTATGTCCAACTCCCGCCCGGCGGGATCCTGTTGCTCCATGGCCCCCTCCTGCTGCGCCACTGGTTCCCCTTCGACCTGACCGTGCACCTCCTCCTCTCCCCGGGCGCGCTGCGCCGCCGTACCCCGGAGGCCGACCACTGGACGCTCCCCGCCTTCGAGCGCTACGAGAACGAGACCGACCCGGCCGACATGGCCGACGTCCTGGTACGGGCCGACGACCCGCGCCATCCCGCCTGGAGCGGCTGA
- a CDS encoding ATP-binding protein, translated as MAAHPGSVAQARRLTHARLSGWSVCADTCDSAALVISELVTNAIVHTASSRVVCELHDHDDTVRIAVRDWGCAPGEPHPSPRRPDEEHGRGLLLVDALCQAWGAQEHGPGLLVWAELDRRADAGHDTADPADPYDVPGSAHGTAGLYDDLGAAHDTAGLGTAAGTTGPRNDLGWGARTKPGRPDDSDEDESPEGRHPGSGRVPHQPADQPHRHGTPEPHHHVAPEPHRHRAPDRPAHQPLHRAPEQRRAGERP; from the coding sequence TTGGCCGCACATCCGGGTTCCGTCGCCCAGGCAAGACGTCTGACGCATGCCCGGCTGAGCGGCTGGTCGGTGTGCGCGGACACCTGTGACAGCGCGGCTCTGGTCATATCCGAGCTGGTCACGAACGCGATCGTGCACACCGCGAGCAGTCGTGTCGTGTGCGAGTTGCACGACCACGACGACACCGTGCGCATAGCCGTACGCGACTGGGGCTGTGCCCCAGGCGAACCCCACCCGTCCCCGCGTCGGCCCGACGAGGAGCACGGGAGGGGATTGCTTCTCGTCGACGCGCTGTGCCAGGCCTGGGGCGCCCAGGAACACGGACCCGGACTGCTGGTCTGGGCCGAGCTGGACCGCCGGGCCGACGCGGGGCATGACACGGCAGATCCGGCAGATCCGTACGACGTCCCGGGTTCGGCTCACGGCACCGCGGGTCTGTACGACGACCTGGGCGCGGCCCACGACACCGCGGGCCTGGGCACGGCTGCCGGCACCACGGGTCCGCGCAACGACCTGGGCTGGGGTGCTCGCACCAAGCCGGGCCGCCCTGACGACTCCGACGAGGACGAGTCGCCGGAGGGCCGGCACCCGGGCTCCGGGCGCGTCCCGCACCAGCCCGCCGATCAGCCGCACCGTCACGGAACTCCGGAGCCGCACCACCACGTGGCACCGGAGCCGCACCGGCACCGCGCCCCGGACCGGCCCGCGCACCAGCCGCTGCACCGGGCTCCCGAGCAGCGCCGCGCCGGGGAACGCCCGTGA
- a CDS encoding DUF2293 domain-containing protein, with protein RGDRAAEDERFAAAFAAEILRLFPGCPADRALAIAAHASARGSGRVGRSSAGRALSEGAVISAVVAAVRHVDTPYDQLLMSGVSRYEARRRIAPAVESVLRAWQDAGADVG; from the coding sequence GCGCGGCGACCGGGCGGCGGAGGACGAACGGTTCGCAGCGGCGTTCGCGGCCGAGATCCTGCGGCTGTTTCCCGGCTGCCCGGCGGACCGGGCGCTGGCCATCGCGGCGCACGCGTCCGCGCGGGGCAGTGGGCGGGTCGGGCGCAGCTCGGCCGGGCGGGCTCTGTCGGAGGGGGCGGTGATCTCGGCGGTCGTGGCGGCCGTACGGCATGTGGACACGCCGTACGACCAGCTGCTGATGAGCGGGGTGTCACGGTACGAGGCACGGCGCCGGATCGCCCCGGCCGTGGAGAGCGTGCTGCGGGCCTGGCAGGACGCCGGGGCGGACGTGGGCTGA